From one Nitrososphaerota archaeon genomic stretch:
- a CDS encoding homoserine O-succinyltransferase, with amino-acid sequence MPKKTLLVNNYLRNSTRINRLNKEITRITGREPQIIRITDALRVNSDEFDAVILSGGDAPLNQPEVVADYREATTWLSHIQRPILGICLGHQLLGLAHGGRIARIAERFEGFYEVEVIEQDELLTGLPNRIRVYKSNIRVVARLMPGFKLLARSSEYEVEAFKHQKQPVFGVQFHPENYTDTDRDGLKILENFFHTLR; translated from the coding sequence ATGCCAAAGAAGACACTGCTCGTAAACAACTATCTGCGAAACTCAACCAGAATAAACCGGCTGAACAAAGAGATAACTCGAATAACCGGTAGAGAACCCCAGATAATCCGCATCACAGATGCACTCCGAGTAAACAGCGACGAGTTCGACGCAGTCATCCTCAGCGGAGGAGACGCCCCGTTAAACCAGCCTGAAGTAGTCGCAGACTACAGAGAAGCAACCACTTGGCTCAGCCACATCCAGAGACCGATACTAGGCATCTGCCTAGGCCACCAACTACTAGGCTTAGCCCACGGGGGAAGAATAGCTAGGATAGCAGAACGTTTCGAAGGCTTCTACGAAGTTGAGGTGATAGAGCAGGATGAACTCCTAACAGGACTACCGAACCGAATCCGAGTCTACAAATCCAACATCCGAGTTGTTGCGAGATTGATGCCGGGGTTCAAGCTGTTAGCGCGAAGCAGCGAGTATGAAGTCGAAGCCTTCAAGCATCAGAAGCAACCTGTTTTCGGAGTCCAGTTTCACCCAGAGAACTACACAGACACAGATAGAGACGGACTGAAGATCCTGGAGAACTTCTTCCACACATTGAGATAG
- a CDS encoding GTP cyclohydrolase I FolE2, giving the protein MELKQKKHLVKDVHEEYSQVNVLGGVGGLTHIHKGKDWMLPIKYTILVPTQNNRGVHMSRLVAAAQKHSEGEQIEYSMREICKEVNKTQPGCRIICDIQYPYKDQFMPITIKMGERGKIRYTFQRTGITACPCSKQLVGIGHMQRTVLNLKMDSDDIQDFSEVAEKMGECFSTIPAEHLKREDEGEKILEAQEHPRFAEDVVRECLKRFPNATSIEARSLESIHLHDAIAYWSRKSSGSSDK; this is encoded by the coding sequence TTGGAGCTTAAGCAGAAGAAGCATCTAGTCAAGGATGTTCACGAAGAGTACTCACAAGTCAACGTCTTAGGCGGCGTCGGTGGGTTAACTCATATTCATAAGGGGAAGGACTGGATGCTCCCAATCAAATACACGATCCTGGTTCCTACTCAGAATAATCGCGGAGTTCATATGAGCAGGCTGGTTGCAGCGGCTCAGAAGCACAGTGAAGGCGAGCAGATTGAGTACTCCATGAGAGAGATTTGTAAAGAGGTGAATAAGACTCAGCCGGGCTGCCGAATAATCTGCGATATTCAGTATCCGTATAAAGATCAGTTCATGCCGATAACAATCAAGATGGGTGAACGTGGAAAGATCAGGTATACTTTTCAGCGCACCGGGATCACCGCCTGTCCTTGCAGTAAGCAGCTTGTCGGAATAGGCCATATGCAGCGCACCGTGTTGAATCTGAAGATGGATAGTGATGATATTCAGGACTTCAGTGAGGTGGCTGAGAAGATGGGTGAATGCTTCTCAACTATTCCAGCTGAGCATTTAAAGCGGGAGGATGAAGGTGAAAAGATTCTTGAGGCTCAGGAGCATCCGCGCTTCGCTGAAGACGTTGTGCGCGAATGTCTGAAAAGATTCCCAAATGCCACCTCAATCGAAGCTAGATCACTAGAATCGATACATCTACACGACGCTATCGCATACTGGAGCCGCAAAAGCAGCGGCAGCAGCGACAAGTAA
- a CDS encoding molybdopterin molybdotransferase MoeA: MPSSEIRYATLEEYAAAIRREVKEVTSAEEEVPLTTLSGLILAEDIVSTTDLPPYTTSLVDGYAVRAEDTAASSGDNPLIFKIIGKVELEHIPSFKLNRSEIAYIPTGAVLPEGANAVVKIEEATVLVEGVSIILTHPIFPGEHVTRAGRDVKRGQPVLHRGHRVRPEDLALLAAVRAWRIKTVKQPHVAILSIGDELTDIVEEVTSTRKYNGISAAVMQLVAESGCIPVQLGVAPDDEASIEHKIRQGLSLADAVFTIGGTSRGVKDFVANAVDRSGKPGLLLHGVDVVPGRVSGLGVVDGKPIVMLPGLMQSTIAAYLLIALPAIRRLQGLDSKTEHLQIWVPLSEDIRLPRNPFRKLLFVKLINHGDVTAAKPISKLGEASLIKPIVDADGFILLPPLPTSVHQGEHVTVNLLHTYRNSAATEQ; encoded by the coding sequence ATGCCTAGTTCAGAAATAAGGTATGCTACTTTAGAGGAGTACGCTGCAGCAATTCGTCGCGAGGTTAAAGAGGTCACCTCTGCAGAGGAGGAGGTTCCGCTTACCACCCTCTCAGGATTGATATTGGCTGAAGATATTGTTTCAACTACGGATCTTCCCCCGTACACTACTTCTCTAGTCGACGGTTACGCCGTTAGGGCTGAAGATACCGCCGCATCTAGCGGAGATAACCCGCTCATCTTCAAGATAATCGGTAAGGTTGAGCTTGAACATATCCCGAGTTTCAAGCTAAACCGCAGCGAAATAGCCTACATACCCACCGGCGCAGTTCTACCTGAAGGCGCAAACGCGGTTGTGAAGATTGAAGAGGCCACAGTCTTAGTGGAAGGCGTCTCGATTATTCTGACCCACCCAATTTTCCCAGGAGAGCACGTGACTCGCGCGGGACGCGACGTAAAGAGGGGTCAGCCGGTTCTTCACCGAGGCCACCGAGTTCGACCTGAAGATCTTGCGCTTCTAGCCGCCGTGAGAGCTTGGCGTATTAAAACTGTGAAGCAGCCGCATGTTGCAATTCTCTCAATTGGAGATGAGCTGACCGATATAGTTGAAGAGGTTACATCTACCAGGAAATACAACGGTATCAGCGCTGCAGTAATGCAGCTAGTCGCAGAATCCGGCTGCATTCCAGTGCAGCTCGGCGTCGCACCTGATGACGAAGCCTCGATTGAACACAAGATTCGTCAAGGATTATCTCTGGCGGACGCCGTATTCACTATCGGCGGCACCTCTAGAGGCGTCAAGGATTTCGTGGCTAACGCGGTGGACCGGTCAGGTAAGCCTGGACTGCTCCTCCACGGTGTCGACGTGGTGCCTGGGCGGGTCTCAGGTCTCGGCGTCGTGGATGGGAAACCGATTGTGATGCTGCCGGGGTTGATGCAGTCAACTATTGCTGCCTATCTCCTCATAGCCCTGCCTGCTATACGTCGACTTCAGGGTCTCGACTCTAAAACGGAGCATCTCCAGATATGGGTTCCGCTCAGCGAAGACATTCGTCTTCCACGCAACCCGTTCCGAAAACTCCTCTTCGTCAAGCTGATTAATCACGGCGATGTGACTGCTGCTAAACCTATCTCGAAGCTAGGTGAAGCCTCGCTGATTAAACCAATTGTAGACGCAGACGGCTTCATCCTCCTCCCTCCACTCCCAACATCAGTTCATCAAGGAGAACATGTGACAGTCAATCTTCTCCACACCTACCGGAACAGCGCAGCAACAGAACAGTAA
- a CDS encoding RAD55 family ATPase: MQLDLIGVLQDLSVIIGSVILFSVIVLFGRRVEGSDSVVKSYKWSFLFNSIGVAGYLFIYWIDRNVVPLGSTFSAYALPPLLLIGVTDAGGFLQFTSSVRMVSNGKAQQIKFEEKRIDEVNSTGVPELDRAVGGELPYPASVIVMGVTGSGKSTLVRRLVIKRLESGDGVLFLCLDNTPENVRNQMMLMGFDSAPFEKSKKLIFVDGYSVRAGVESREHYTTSLELSDISINISKAIEELKGKRRYTVFESITILLDESSSGRTLVFLRNLVAKMRVSHVSLLVTYNPIAFSPSVTALAQETVDGTIHLRIDETKKGLTRLILVPRLKDSCPIPNWIPITYPFEVQRGDEHSRNKRFTLGRRLFFS; this comes from the coding sequence GTGCAGTTAGACCTTATTGGTGTGCTGCAGGATCTTTCGGTTATAATTGGCAGTGTTATCCTTTTCAGCGTGATTGTGCTGTTTGGCCGCCGTGTTGAAGGGTCAGACAGTGTAGTGAAATCTTACAAATGGTCTTTCCTCTTCAACTCCATTGGCGTCGCTGGTTATCTGTTCATTTACTGGATCGATAGAAATGTTGTTCCGCTTGGCTCAACCTTCTCAGCCTATGCTCTTCCACCTCTCCTTCTAATCGGGGTGACTGATGCAGGCGGGTTCCTGCAGTTCACATCCTCCGTCCGAATGGTCTCTAACGGTAAAGCTCAGCAGATCAAGTTTGAGGAAAAGAGAATCGATGAAGTCAACAGCACAGGTGTTCCTGAGCTCGATCGGGCTGTTGGAGGAGAGCTTCCCTACCCTGCTTCTGTTATCGTCATGGGGGTGACTGGTAGCGGTAAGAGCACTTTGGTGCGTAGATTGGTCATTAAACGGTTGGAGAGTGGAGACGGTGTGCTGTTCCTATGTCTTGATAATACGCCTGAGAATGTTCGGAATCAGATGATGTTGATGGGTTTCGACTCAGCGCCCTTTGAGAAGAGTAAGAAGCTCATCTTCGTCGATGGTTACTCTGTCCGTGCAGGTGTGGAGAGTAGGGAGCATTATACTACTTCTCTGGAGCTCTCCGACATCAGTATTAACATCTCAAAGGCGATTGAAGAGCTAAAGGGGAAAAGACGCTACACTGTTTTTGAGAGCATCACAATTCTCCTTGATGAGAGCAGCAGCGGCAGGACTTTGGTGTTCCTGAGAAATCTGGTGGCAAAGATGCGGGTCTCGCATGTTTCGCTGCTAGTCACCTACAACCCAATAGCGTTCTCACCATCAGTAACCGCTCTGGCTCAAGAGACAGTAGATGGAACTATTCATCTGAGAATCGATGAGACGAAGAAAGGACTTACTCGGCTGATACTTGTACCTAGGCTAAAGGATAGTTGCCCAATCCCCAATTGGATACCTATAACGTATCCATTCGAGGTTCAGCGCGGCGACGAGCATAGCCGAAACAAGCGTTTTACACTAGGCCGCCGCCTCTTCTTCTCCTAG
- a CDS encoding Mov34/MPN/PAD-1 family protein: MAPKRVVIKRDVIDGLLSYCHDFHPREGILLLRGKTKKDEIEVNALMIPPLPVHSETYSSFPVHMLPLDTSILGIAHSHPNGVLRPSLEDLNHYYGRLMIIVGPPYESEKDVALFDREGNRAVYYVV; this comes from the coding sequence TTGGCGCCTAAACGTGTTGTCATCAAAAGGGATGTTATCGACGGGTTGCTGAGCTATTGCCATGACTTTCATCCCCGAGAAGGAATACTGCTTCTACGTGGAAAGACGAAGAAGGATGAGATTGAGGTGAACGCGTTGATGATACCTCCTCTGCCTGTTCACAGCGAAACCTATTCCTCTTTCCCAGTCCATATGTTGCCGCTGGACACCTCTATACTAGGAATCGCTCATTCGCACCCGAACGGTGTACTCAGACCCTCTCTTGAAGATCTGAACCACTACTATGGCCGCTTAATGATCATCGTTGGACCCCCGTATGAGAGCGAGAAGGATGTGGCACTCTTTGATAGAGAAGGGAATAGAGCGGTATATTACGTAGTTTAA
- a CDS encoding M6 family metalloprotease domain-containing protein, producing the protein MLKHRSAVLLIVLLVASTLFSLQSTTTALPQHQNPRPTGIQRLLVIPVEFQDKAATTQLKTLEDIASRMNSYFQESSYGKVSIKADVYGSWVKLPNPMSYYGKDEERPGDDRGGNNEGSLQLVYDAVKQVDIIVNFTQYDQMMLVHAGEDQAEISPDALSDLVWSYSYWDISVPTNDGVTVNRVSIVSEKSPLGVWSHEYLHQLAELPDFWDTSTGKEHYVGVWSPMDMGITLGSPRGSSPPQPEAWSKIRMGWLNPITLPHNDTTLTLYPLETQMEGFKQAAIIPLTDGTYYLLEARERTGFDSALPSEGVLVYHISGDDGSSNDPQIRIMSRENNGDQLKRGANYRVGDSFFDEVNDLRVEVASKSFHGYEVKIIFGAEHQLKLDLPSRVTALQPFTASVTLLNRSVDPKLNVFLDDVLYKSVPELNGGQYQVTLQLGLNQVGDHVIRVILVDPVQGTRFELARRIFVEAPYTLIATVSFVIIAVLLAASALAVYRIRRRRAEEARTLSA; encoded by the coding sequence GTGTTAAAGCATCGATCAGCAGTTCTTCTCATTGTTCTGCTGGTAGCATCAACCCTGTTCTCGCTGCAGAGCACTACGACAGCCCTGCCACAGCACCAGAACCCGAGACCCACAGGCATCCAAAGGCTGCTTGTGATCCCGGTTGAATTTCAGGACAAAGCCGCAACCACTCAGTTGAAAACGCTCGAAGATATCGCGTCTAGAATGAACAGCTACTTCCAAGAATCCTCGTACGGAAAGGTCTCCATTAAAGCTGATGTTTACGGGAGCTGGGTCAAGCTCCCGAACCCGATGTCATATTACGGGAAAGATGAGGAGCGACCTGGAGACGATCGCGGAGGAAACAATGAGGGAAGCCTACAGCTCGTTTACGATGCAGTAAAACAGGTGGACATTATCGTCAACTTCACTCAATACGACCAGATGATGCTGGTGCACGCCGGAGAAGATCAGGCGGAGATAAGCCCCGACGCACTAAGCGACCTAGTATGGTCTTACTCATACTGGGACATCTCAGTCCCAACTAACGACGGCGTAACTGTGAACCGCGTCTCAATCGTCTCGGAGAAAAGCCCCCTCGGCGTCTGGTCGCATGAATACCTGCATCAGCTCGCGGAGCTACCGGATTTCTGGGACACCAGCACCGGGAAGGAGCATTACGTCGGCGTCTGGTCACCGATGGACATGGGCATCACTCTAGGCAGCCCGAGAGGAAGCAGTCCACCGCAGCCGGAAGCATGGAGCAAAATCAGAATGGGCTGGCTTAACCCTATCACTCTACCTCACAACGACACCACCTTGACGCTCTACCCCTTAGAAACACAAATGGAGGGATTCAAGCAGGCCGCAATCATACCTCTAACTGACGGAACCTACTACCTGCTTGAGGCTCGAGAGCGAACAGGCTTCGACTCAGCCCTACCAAGTGAAGGAGTACTCGTCTACCACATTAGTGGAGACGACGGCAGCAGCAATGATCCGCAGATACGCATAATGTCTCGTGAGAACAACGGGGATCAGCTGAAACGCGGAGCCAACTACAGGGTAGGTGACTCATTCTTCGACGAAGTAAACGATCTACGTGTAGAAGTGGCTTCAAAAAGCTTCCACGGATACGAAGTTAAAATCATATTCGGCGCAGAACATCAGCTGAAACTCGATCTACCCAGCCGAGTAACAGCGCTTCAGCCGTTCACAGCCTCCGTCACATTACTAAACCGCTCCGTCGACCCGAAGCTCAACGTATTTCTCGACGATGTTCTCTACAAATCTGTCCCCGAACTCAACGGCGGCCAATATCAAGTCACGCTTCAACTCGGATTAAATCAGGTCGGAGACCATGTAATACGAGTAATCCTAGTCGACCCGGTGCAGGGAACCCGCTTCGAATTAGCGAGACGCATCTTCGTAGAAGCACCATACACCCTCATAGCAACAGTAAGCTTCGTCATAATCGCAGTCCTCCTAGCCGCCTCAGCCCTAGCGGTATACAGAATCAGACGTAGACGAGCAGAAGAAGCAAGAACCCTGTCAGCATAA
- a CDS encoding class II glutamine amidotransferase, whose protein sequence is MVSKNPFSIRFLQDFRLLADEGKVVKSARSRGHKDGWGVVHFDEQPVYLGHKSLYDDGSEANAAVSAEYDKVCDTVREEQLKGILLAHLRKASSGRKILENTAPFIDKGWIFSHNGTIYGLGSEETSDSRRLFQMLLEEIEKHGDPVEGIISVVKQIRDNYKYSSLLFLLSNGKQLYAYRDYTRGTDWDYYSIKYAKVDPSTLIFSQEETWKLEWEAIPNRRLLVAHRNLKNEKPIKI, encoded by the coding sequence ATGGTTAGTAAAAACCCGTTTTCAATACGTTTTCTACAGGATTTTCGGTTGCTGGCCGACGAGGGTAAGGTCGTCAAGAGCGCTAGAAGCCGTGGTCACAAGGATGGGTGGGGTGTTGTGCACTTCGACGAGCAACCAGTTTACCTTGGTCACAAATCGCTCTATGATGACGGCTCTGAAGCTAACGCAGCAGTATCTGCAGAATACGACAAGGTATGCGACACCGTGAGAGAGGAGCAGTTGAAAGGCATCCTCTTAGCGCATTTGAGGAAGGCCTCATCCGGCAGAAAGATTCTGGAGAACACCGCTCCATTCATTGACAAGGGATGGATATTTTCGCACAACGGAACAATCTACGGCCTCGGCTCTGAAGAGACGAGTGACAGCCGACGCCTATTCCAAATGCTCCTAGAAGAGATCGAGAAACATGGTGACCCAGTTGAAGGCATAATATCCGTGGTGAAGCAAATCAGAGACAACTACAAGTACTCATCACTACTCTTCCTGCTATCAAACGGCAAACAACTATACGCCTACCGAGACTACACACGAGGGACAGACTGGGACTACTACTCAATCAAATATGCAAAAGTCGACCCCTCAACACTCATCTTCTCACAGGAGGAAACCTGGAAACTCGAATGGGAAGCCATACCGAACCGAAGACTCCTAGTAGCACACCGAAATCTGAAAAACGAGAAACCAATCAAAATCTAA
- the serB gene encoding phosphoserine phosphatase SerB, with translation MPNAFNDGGNPPFPGFSSKGSGENRPMIIFDIEGVLIDGEFFPELAKLLGVEEEVTEITLKGIRGEIEWKQGLMQRIEKVKGTPYETCLKVCDSLPYTPGAKEICRHLKQQGWIIVAVSGGPTLLSNRVAKELNVDYVYANDLIFKEDRLETMDVYVDADKSAPVKSLVQEMGLKKEHIVTVIDGANDLKLLGIAGTSIAFNASRIIEERATHKIKVKDLRQVLPLIENLPKPIIRVRED, from the coding sequence ATGCCGAACGCCTTTAATGACGGCGGAAATCCTCCATTTCCCGGATTCTCCTCCAAAGGATCCGGCGAGAACCGCCCGATGATAATATTCGATATTGAAGGAGTTCTCATTGACGGAGAGTTCTTCCCCGAGCTCGCAAAGCTTCTAGGAGTAGAAGAAGAAGTAACGGAGATCACGCTGAAGGGTATCCGAGGCGAGATTGAATGGAAGCAAGGTCTAATGCAGAGAATCGAAAAGGTGAAGGGCACACCCTACGAAACCTGCCTCAAGGTCTGCGACAGCCTACCCTACACACCCGGAGCCAAAGAAATCTGTAGACACCTTAAACAGCAAGGATGGATAATCGTCGCAGTTTCAGGCGGCCCAACACTCCTATCTAACAGAGTCGCCAAAGAACTGAACGTCGACTATGTTTACGCTAACGATCTAATCTTCAAGGAGGACAGACTGGAGACAATGGATGTCTACGTAGACGCAGACAAATCCGCACCGGTCAAAAGCCTCGTCCAAGAAATGGGCTTGAAAAAGGAGCACATCGTCACAGTGATAGACGGCGCCAACGACCTGAAACTCCTAGGAATAGCAGGAACTAGCATCGCATTCAACGCCTCCCGAATCATTGAAGAACGCGCCACCCACAAAATCAAAGTAAAAGACCTAAGACAAGTCCTACCGTTAATAGAAAATCTCCCCAAACCCATCATCAGAGTTCGGGAAGATTAA
- a CDS encoding GRP family sugar transporter: MMVDALGFLAALISVLGWGSHLVPMKKLQNYDTFYYQALMATGILLSSLAVVLVAGEFRLSLLGLLCGFLWKIGNAISLVAVKKDGISMAVPVWTSTSILSSFLWGLFFFKENLSNLLFAVLGISLLIVGANVVSLTGSNREKNRTGVLLALPAGVFFGSYLVPMKISGLEPNQFLFSMALGIFVTGWGFFLAKGAKLNRSAVVSGLSSGVLWNVANFSSLYAVALLGLSIGLPFMQNSLLVAVLWGLFYFKEVNERRGKAQVMVGALVMIVGTFLLGFSK; encoded by the coding sequence ATGATGGTTGATGCGCTTGGTTTTCTGGCAGCGCTCATCTCGGTGCTGGGGTGGGGTTCGCACCTTGTTCCGATGAAGAAGCTGCAGAACTACGACACCTTCTATTATCAGGCGTTGATGGCGACTGGAATACTGCTCTCCAGCCTTGCTGTTGTTCTGGTTGCAGGAGAGTTCCGGTTGAGCCTGCTTGGATTACTATGCGGTTTTCTGTGGAAGATCGGTAACGCTATATCGCTTGTTGCCGTTAAGAAGGATGGCATTTCGATGGCGGTTCCCGTTTGGACAAGCACCAGCATATTGAGCTCCTTTCTCTGGGGGCTGTTTTTCTTCAAAGAGAATTTGTCTAACCTGCTGTTCGCTGTCCTAGGTATCTCTCTACTGATAGTAGGCGCTAACGTTGTGTCACTTACAGGCTCGAATAGAGAGAAGAACAGAACCGGGGTTCTGCTGGCTCTTCCTGCGGGCGTCTTTTTCGGCAGCTACTTGGTGCCTATGAAGATATCCGGGTTAGAGCCTAACCAGTTCCTATTTTCAATGGCGCTGGGCATCTTTGTCACCGGCTGGGGTTTCTTTCTAGCTAAAGGCGCCAAGCTGAACCGGAGCGCTGTCGTGAGCGGTCTAAGCTCAGGTGTCCTTTGGAACGTAGCTAACTTCAGCAGCTTGTACGCTGTTGCTCTGCTGGGATTGTCGATTGGGCTTCCGTTTATGCAGAACTCGCTGCTGGTAGCTGTGTTGTGGGGGCTGTTCTACTTCAAGGAGGTGAATGAGAGGCGTGGGAAAGCTCAGGTGATGGTGGGCGCCTTGGTGATGATAGTCGGCACCTTCCTACTAGGCTTCTCAAAGTGA
- a CDS encoding winged helix-turn-helix transcriptional regulator: protein MASSSSSPDPWKPVKIVGLACSLEIFETLYDGPKRFADLKIACPNESTRTERLRLMEEAGYIKTEAAKIGRRNFIHYKLTDKGKRAVEHLLAIRKLFE, encoded by the coding sequence ATGGCATCATCATCGTCATCACCTGATCCATGGAAACCAGTGAAGATAGTCGGCCTAGCCTGCTCGCTAGAAATCTTCGAAACCCTTTACGACGGCCCCAAAAGGTTCGCAGACCTGAAGATAGCCTGTCCAAACGAGTCAACCAGAACCGAGAGATTAAGGCTAATGGAGGAAGCGGGATACATAAAGACCGAGGCCGCTAAGATCGGTCGGAGAAACTTCATCCACTACAAGCTGACCGATAAGGGGAAAAGAGCAGTTGAGCACCTGCTAGCCATAAGGAAACTATTCGAGTAA
- a CDS encoding ZIP family metal transporter: MLYILYAFLAAAADVVSGVVALHPRLAALNHRYVVALASGIVISAAILELLPESNIESNAMFVALGFFTFYVIEKVMMLHACDEEECESHTMSLTAVVGMASDNIVDGVGIAVAYLTNPALGLAVTIAVVVHEIPQGMASTSLMRHAGYSVKKTFTVLAIAGLTYPVGAYISQFIPQNIYIVIIAFIAGDFIYIGAGDLLHEAHQRFNYKVVLATLLGAAFFTVIEMIT; the protein is encoded by the coding sequence TTGCTATACATCCTCTACGCCTTTTTGGCAGCAGCAGCTGATGTAGTCAGCGGCGTAGTCGCGTTGCATCCTCGCCTCGCAGCGTTGAACCATCGATACGTCGTGGCATTAGCATCAGGAATTGTTATTTCAGCAGCCATCCTTGAACTTCTACCTGAAAGCAACATCGAAAGCAACGCTATGTTCGTCGCCCTAGGCTTCTTCACATTCTACGTGATCGAGAAGGTGATGATGCTGCACGCCTGCGACGAAGAGGAGTGCGAATCACACACAATGAGCTTAACAGCAGTAGTCGGCATGGCATCCGACAACATAGTGGACGGCGTAGGAATCGCCGTAGCATACCTAACCAACCCAGCCCTCGGCCTCGCAGTAACAATCGCAGTAGTAGTACACGAGATCCCCCAGGGAATGGCTTCAACATCCCTGATGCGACACGCGGGATACAGTGTAAAGAAAACCTTCACCGTACTAGCTATAGCCGGCCTCACCTACCCCGTCGGAGCATACATCTCCCAATTCATACCGCAAAACATCTACATCGTAATCATCGCATTCATCGCAGGCGACTTCATCTACATAGGAGCAGGAGACCTCCTCCACGAAGCACACCAACGCTTCAACTACAAAGTAGTCCTAGCCACACTACTAGGCGCAGCCTTCTTCACAGTAATAGAAATGATCACCTAA
- the sfsA gene encoding DNA/RNA nuclease SfsA, with product MKKPISLITLPKPVPCRIIKRLNRFIITVQLEDGREEPALIRNTGRLHETLYPGAAALCIPRGKTGKTRYLLIGGNAEESKEAELIDPATQCRAFETAAARGLIPWLNRWQIERREITIGNSRLDYRLRSATGEQGFLESKSAVHFTGYYTMYSDCPTERGRRHIRLLQSLRQSGYRSILAFMAAHPDAEAFKPDVEADPDLAFSLLQAAAYGVEVYAVKMALRLDGAILLFDPTLPVDLSRRVSLKG from the coding sequence ATGAAGAAGCCTATCTCACTTATCACACTCCCGAAACCTGTTCCGTGCCGCATCATCAAACGGCTAAACCGCTTTATCATCACAGTACAGTTGGAGGACGGTCGAGAAGAACCGGCCCTCATACGCAACACCGGTCGCCTCCACGAAACTCTCTACCCGGGGGCAGCCGCACTCTGCATACCACGTGGCAAAACAGGAAAAACCCGCTACCTCCTAATCGGAGGCAACGCTGAAGAATCAAAGGAGGCAGAGCTGATCGATCCAGCAACCCAGTGCAGAGCATTTGAAACAGCGGCGGCTCGCGGACTAATACCATGGCTGAACCGCTGGCAGATAGAGCGGCGCGAAATCACAATCGGGAACTCCCGCCTCGACTACAGGCTACGCAGCGCAACAGGTGAACAAGGGTTCTTGGAGTCAAAATCTGCGGTTCACTTCACCGGGTACTACACGATGTACTCGGATTGTCCCACTGAACGAGGCCGACGACACATCCGGCTCCTCCAAAGTCTAAGGCAGAGCGGCTACAGAAGCATCCTAGCCTTCATGGCTGCTCACCCAGATGCAGAAGCGTTCAAACCTGACGTGGAGGCAGATCCGGATCTAGCCTTCAGTCTACTTCAAGCCGCAGCGTATGGCGTGGAGGTGTATGCTGTTAAAATGGCACTCCGCCTAGATGGAGCCATTCTACTATTTGACCCAACGTTACCTGTGGATCTGTCTCGCCGTGTAAGCTTGAAAGGTTAA